A portion of the Bacteroides faecium genome contains these proteins:
- a CDS encoding SusC/RagA family TonB-linked outer membrane protein: protein MKKVSYVCLCSFSLLLAMLPLQQTMGEQVSKTETLTAQGAQQQVRKITGQVVDDKTGDPLIGVNVKVKGTTTGAITDLDGQFTLMVTAKNPVIIVSYIGYSQQELTASGNHLNIKLKEDAMALDEVVVVGYGVQKKSLVTGAIASVKGSELEMTGIMRADDALQGKTPGVQIISNSGQPGTGTAIRIRGVGTNGTAQPIYIVDGMAVGDIEYLNPADIESIEVLKDAASSAIYGARGGNGVILVTTKKGSEGKTSVTANFSYGIQNLARKVDVLNAKEYCILQNEAAQNGGQPLPFTDEQIARYNKGTDWQEAVLYRNAPTMQAQVSLSGGDQKGSFLTSASYFNQDGILAKGKSNFKRITVNLNSERRFFDDHLKVGENVSLSKVERQSVTQNSLTAGPLVSALNMDPLTPVYDPKNEDPLYGGFGSSKYVSQEIVNPVARIHYSYGNSNYFKLIGSAFAEISFLKDFKYRFSIGTERTWNVSYGYTPLYRLNSTTGNTTANGASQSMENSWSMSYENVLNWGHVYGVHNISALIGTSYIDRSATFMSGNRNDLIIDDPEYAYLSMATAATAGVSGGMRNPSRLLSYFGRANYSYDDRYMMTFTLRRDGSSRFGPNNRFGTFPSVSVGWNLMNERFMSKFNWLNALKLRASWGRNGNENIGDFQYMSTISTYGLGYAFGSQLDGQAISTGAAPTKVLSPDLKWETIEQTNIGVDATLFNCLTVNLDYYRKNTKDLLLTSPTPLFLGNTFPTMNAGSVRNEGFEAFVSYKQRINKLNMTVSANMAYNKNEVTYVGTYTGFVAGTTVQGMSGAVTRMEKGYPMAYFWGYKTMGIFQNQDEINSYVHTNEDGTRKLIQPDAKPGDFRFQDTNNDGVIDDNDRQNLGNPYPDVTYGFNLNLEYRGFDLTVNTSGTIGNKIFSVLRRMDLPMSNYQSWALGRWHGEGTSNSIPRVTTNDTNQSWSKPSDFHVKDGSYFRVRNIMLGYTTKLLKNYYIESLRVYASVNNLFTFTKYEGYDPEIGGGVMSTGVDSGVYPHPRTVSFGINVTF from the coding sequence ATGAAAAAGGTGTCGTATGTATGTTTATGCTCTTTCTCTCTGTTGCTGGCTATGTTGCCATTGCAACAGACTATGGGAGAGCAGGTAAGCAAAACAGAGACGTTGACTGCGCAAGGTGCACAGCAACAAGTGCGGAAAATCACCGGTCAGGTGGTGGATGACAAAACGGGTGATCCTTTGATTGGCGTGAATGTGAAAGTGAAGGGAACTACTACAGGGGCGATAACAGACCTGGACGGACAGTTCACATTGATGGTTACGGCTAAGAATCCGGTGATTATTGTTTCTTATATAGGTTACTCACAACAGGAACTGACTGCGTCGGGCAATCATCTGAATATAAAGTTGAAAGAAGACGCTATGGCGCTGGATGAGGTAGTGGTAGTCGGATATGGTGTGCAGAAGAAAAGCTTGGTGACAGGCGCTATCGCTTCCGTCAAGGGAAGTGAACTGGAAATGACCGGTATCATGCGTGCGGACGACGCTTTGCAAGGAAAGACTCCGGGTGTGCAGATTATATCCAATAGCGGACAGCCGGGAACGGGGACTGCTATCCGTATCCGTGGTGTCGGGACGAATGGTACGGCGCAGCCTATTTATATTGTTGACGGAATGGCAGTAGGAGATATCGAATACCTGAATCCAGCGGATATTGAATCTATTGAGGTTTTGAAGGATGCCGCATCATCAGCTATTTATGGAGCTCGTGGTGGTAATGGAGTTATTCTTGTAACCACGAAGAAAGGAAGCGAAGGTAAAACATCGGTTACTGCAAACTTCTCATATGGTATCCAGAACCTTGCCCGGAAAGTGGATGTGCTGAATGCGAAAGAATACTGTATTCTTCAGAATGAAGCAGCCCAAAATGGGGGACAGCCTTTACCCTTTACAGATGAGCAAATAGCCCGGTATAACAAAGGTACGGATTGGCAGGAAGCTGTTCTTTATCGCAATGCTCCTACGATGCAGGCACAAGTATCCCTCTCCGGAGGAGATCAGAAAGGTTCTTTTCTTACTTCCGCTTCCTACTTTAATCAGGATGGTATTTTAGCAAAAGGGAAATCGAATTTCAAACGTATCACAGTGAACCTGAATTCAGAACGGCGTTTCTTCGACGATCATCTGAAAGTGGGAGAAAATGTATCCTTGTCGAAAGTAGAGCGGCAGTCGGTCACACAGAACAGTTTGACGGCAGGCCCGTTGGTAAGTGCATTGAATATGGATCCGTTGACTCCGGTGTATGATCCAAAGAATGAAGATCCGCTTTATGGTGGTTTTGGTTCATCGAAATATGTATCCCAGGAAATAGTGAACCCTGTGGCACGTATCCATTATTCCTATGGAAACTCTAATTACTTTAAATTGATTGGTTCGGCTTTTGCGGAAATCAGCTTTCTGAAAGACTTTAAATATCGTTTTTCTATCGGTACGGAACGTACATGGAATGTCTCCTATGGTTATACTCCTTTGTACAGACTGAATTCAACGACAGGAAATACGACCGCCAATGGAGCAAGTCAGAGTATGGAGAATTCCTGGTCTATGAGTTATGAGAATGTTTTGAATTGGGGACACGTATATGGTGTTCATAATATATCCGCTTTGATAGGCACTTCTTATATCGACCGTTCGGCTACGTTCATGTCAGGTAATCGCAATGATCTGATTATTGATGATCCGGAGTATGCTTATTTGAGTATGGCTACGGCTGCTACTGCCGGAGTATCCGGTGGTATGCGCAATCCGTCACGTCTGCTTTCTTATTTTGGTCGCGCCAATTACTCCTATGACGATCGGTATATGATGACCTTTACCTTACGTCGGGATGGTTCGTCCCGTTTCGGACCCAACAATCGTTTTGGTACTTTTCCATCTGTTTCTGTCGGATGGAACTTAATGAACGAACGTTTTATGTCGAAGTTCAATTGGTTGAACGCATTGAAACTGCGTGCAAGCTGGGGACGTAATGGTAACGAAAATATAGGTGATTTCCAATACATGTCTACTATTTCCACTTATGGCTTGGGATATGCTTTCGGAAGCCAGCTTGATGGGCAGGCTATTTCCACGGGTGCTGCTCCTACCAAGGTCTTGAGTCCCGACCTGAAATGGGAAACAATCGAACAGACTAATATCGGAGTGGATGCAACTTTGTTCAATTGCCTGACTGTCAACCTCGATTATTATCGCAAGAATACCAAAGACTTGTTATTGACTTCTCCGACTCCTTTATTCCTCGGAAATACTTTCCCGACAATGAATGCGGGATCAGTTCGCAATGAAGGTTTCGAGGCTTTTGTCAGCTACAAGCAACGAATCAACAAACTGAATATGACAGTAAGTGCCAACATGGCTTATAATAAGAATGAAGTGACTTACGTAGGCACTTATACCGGGTTTGTGGCAGGAACTACCGTGCAGGGTATGTCTGGTGCTGTCACAAGAATGGAGAAAGGGTATCCTATGGCGTATTTCTGGGGATATAAGACAATGGGGATTTTCCAGAATCAAGATGAGATAAACTCCTATGTACATACCAATGAAGACGGAACCAGGAAACTTATCCAGCCGGATGCCAAACCCGGTGATTTCCGCTTCCAGGATACGAACAATGATGGAGTTATTGACGATAACGACCGTCAGAACCTGGGCAATCCTTATCCTGACGTAACTTATGGATTTAACCTGAATCTTGAATACCGGGGCTTTGATTTGACTGTGAATACGAGCGGAACAATCGGCAACAAAATTTTCAGCGTATTGCGCCGCATGGATTTGCCAATGAGCAATTACCAGTCATGGGCGTTAGGACGCTGGCATGGGGAAGGGACGTCCAACTCAATTCCTCGTGTGACAACCAATGATACGAATCAATCCTGGAGTAAACCATCCGATTTTCATGTGAAGGACGGCAGTTATTTCAGAGTTAGAAACATTATGCTGGGCTATACGACCAAGTTGTTGAAGAACTATTATATCGAGAGCTTGCGGGTTTATGCTTCGGTAAATAACTTGTTTACTTTTACTAAATACGAAGGTTATGATCCTGAAATAGGAGGTGGAGTGATGAGTACGGGAGTTGATTCAGGTGTATATCCTCATCCTCGCACAGTATCTTTTGGTATTAATGTAACATTCTGA
- a CDS encoding RagB/SusD family nutrient uptake outer membrane protein — MNRNNILKSSILVFTLGLTTACGDLLDLEPPMTQVTENFYRDQKDAFQALTSAYNILNWSAPSTASGSPQNCAFEVVSEILGDACYAGGANANDIPTTGRINTFEMRVNDPAPEALWNKYFTGIYRSNQLLVKIDGIKFAEENLRARYKAEALFLRANYYFDLVRLFGNVPLILTPITPADYAQVQMAPEIIYKQIADDLLAAIQAKDSEGNYSLPASSLQLAAADKGRVTRAAAQSLLARVWLYYTGYYQQNELPGVSARDIVGQIEDVIENSGHSLMPNAYDREATLTGKTSPLFDVANKNNVEGVFEIQYTDLSKWGSWSNRQGCLGNQAVVLWGMRDVSGLYASGWSFAPVSKRLFDRFDSNDPRRLATFINAEAAVGDNDGEGLNYTKGYQNTGYFNRKFTPLTANNARYGGTRELNYRNNYPMIRFADVLLMGAELELLYGDKAKALDYYKRVRERAMGAGSVNISQNQLTLDMIDNERIFELSLEGHRYWDILRRGQEYADRTLTNGESNEFSVTYNKARAGLMPIPQYDISQSKGSLKQNPGY, encoded by the coding sequence ATGAATAGAAATAATATATTGAAATCATCTATATTGGTGTTTACGTTGGGGCTTACGACTGCCTGTGGTGATTTGTTGGATTTGGAACCGCCTATGACACAGGTGACCGAGAATTTTTACAGAGATCAGAAGGATGCTTTCCAAGCTTTGACATCTGCTTATAATATATTGAATTGGAGTGCTCCGAGCACGGCTTCCGGCAGTCCGCAAAACTGTGCTTTTGAGGTGGTAAGCGAGATCTTGGGAGATGCCTGTTATGCCGGTGGTGCCAATGCCAATGACATTCCTACCACGGGACGTATCAACACTTTTGAAATGCGTGTGAATGACCCGGCACCGGAAGCGTTGTGGAATAAATACTTTACGGGCATTTACCGGTCTAACCAATTATTGGTGAAAATTGACGGAATTAAATTTGCAGAAGAGAATTTGAGAGCCCGATATAAAGCGGAAGCCTTGTTCCTGCGTGCTAATTATTATTTTGATCTGGTTCGCCTATTCGGAAATGTGCCTTTGATTTTGACTCCGATAACTCCTGCCGATTATGCGCAGGTACAAATGGCACCGGAAATTATTTATAAACAGATTGCAGACGATTTGTTGGCAGCTATTCAGGCAAAAGATTCAGAAGGAAACTACAGTCTTCCGGCTTCTTCCTTGCAACTGGCTGCTGCCGATAAAGGGAGAGTTACACGTGCAGCAGCCCAATCCTTGTTGGCTAGAGTATGGTTGTACTATACAGGATATTATCAACAAAATGAACTTCCCGGAGTCAGTGCCCGGGATATTGTCGGACAAATTGAAGATGTGATAGAAAACAGCGGGCACAGCCTGATGCCAAATGCATATGACAGAGAAGCTACTTTAACCGGCAAAACTTCGCCTTTGTTTGATGTCGCCAATAAAAACAATGTAGAAGGAGTTTTTGAAATTCAGTACACCGATTTGTCAAAATGGGGTTCTTGGAGTAACCGGCAAGGCTGTTTAGGTAATCAAGCGGTTGTACTTTGGGGAATGCGCGATGTAAGCGGGCTGTATGCTTCCGGCTGGTCATTCGCTCCTGTAAGTAAAAGACTTTTCGACAGGTTCGATTCAAACGATCCGCGCCGGCTTGCTACTTTTATCAATGCTGAGGCTGCTGTGGGGGACAATGACGGAGAGGGGCTCAACTATACAAAAGGATATCAGAACACCGGGTATTTTAACCGCAAGTTCACGCCTCTAACTGCAAATAACGCTCGTTACGGCGGCACGCGGGAATTGAATTACCGGAATAACTATCCGATGATTCGTTTTGCTGATGTCCTGTTGATGGGAGCCGAACTGGAATTATTATATGGAGACAAAGCGAAAGCGTTGGATTATTATAAACGTGTGCGCGAGAGGGCGATGGGAGCAGGGAGTGTGAATATCTCCCAAAACCAACTGACTTTGGATATGATTGATAACGAGAGAATCTTTGAGTTGTCTCTGGAAGGACACCGTTACTGGGATATTCTTCGTCGCGGACAAGAGTATGCCGATAGAACACTGACTAATGGCGAATCGAATGAATTTAGTGTGACGTACAATAAAGCGAGAGCCGGATTAATGCCGATTCCGCAGTACGACATCAGCCAGTCGAAAGGCTCATTGAAACAGAATCCGGGATATTAA
- a CDS encoding glycoside hydrolase family 2 protein has protein sequence MKQIYIFCIFCCSLLSSAYAQRISINEHWKFAKGDMDFSILTQQAAWTDITLPYTWNGQDGQDGGDNYYRGTGWYMRDLLIDENDRGKCIYLRFGAANYFTEVYLNGVSVGTHSGGYTAFTFDITPFVRYGVSNQLAVKVSNAEGLPIPPLSADFTFFGGLTRGVELIKKNKVHITAEDYGSDGVYIRQDKVTNDEATLSFTAKVRNTETKARKVIVSFLIKEQDGKVLEEHKQEVTIEADATMPVTSILRMHHPHLWNGKKDPYLYTTEVQVKIGSKITDNYVCPLGIRYYSIDPDKGFILNGHSYPLRGVSLHEERRDKGNAVSDTERKEDIDRIVAMGSNYIRLSHYQHGDFTYRYLDSLGIICWTETPVINKIKDTEEFAVNCENGLKSLIRQLYNHPSIVVWGVSNEINYRKGPNPVPLIERLNRLVHLEDPTRPSTLAAMFSERPTNFITDVYSNNRYDGWYYNTVEEIGTFADKLHQKYPQRCIGFSEYGAGAHPYHHQEGKGKPDVDGHWHPEGYQTYFHEGYLKAIQQRPYLWSTSVWAAYDFASDSRNEGNQPGINDKGLITHDRQIKKDAYYFYKVNWNPEPMVYICERRFVNRTQPETTLKLYSNCERVIFKLNGKEIPVKKGENHIYLSEKVVLKPGVNHAEAFAYQGDEWLEDKIVWYYLSEN, from the coding sequence ATGAAACAGATTTATATCTTTTGTATTTTCTGTTGTTCGCTGCTTAGTTCTGCTTATGCGCAACGGATTTCTATCAATGAGCATTGGAAGTTTGCCAAAGGCGACATGGATTTTTCTATACTTACTCAGCAAGCGGCCTGGACTGATATTACCCTTCCATATACTTGGAACGGGCAGGACGGGCAGGATGGTGGCGACAATTATTACCGGGGTACAGGTTGGTATATGCGCGACCTCTTGATAGATGAGAATGACCGTGGAAAATGTATTTATTTACGTTTCGGAGCTGCTAATTACTTTACGGAAGTATATTTGAACGGCGTATCTGTTGGTACACATTCGGGTGGGTACACAGCTTTTACGTTTGATATCACTCCGTTTGTCCGCTATGGCGTATCCAACCAATTAGCGGTGAAAGTGAGTAATGCAGAAGGATTACCGATTCCCCCTCTTTCTGCCGATTTCACCTTTTTCGGGGGATTGACTCGTGGCGTAGAGTTAATTAAAAAGAATAAAGTACATATCACAGCCGAAGATTATGGGTCGGATGGTGTATATATTCGTCAGGATAAAGTAACGAATGACGAAGCGACGCTGTCTTTTACTGCGAAAGTCCGTAATACGGAAACAAAGGCTCGAAAAGTAATCGTTTCTTTTCTGATTAAAGAACAAGATGGCAAGGTACTGGAAGAGCATAAACAGGAAGTAACTATTGAAGCCGATGCAACGATGCCCGTTACAAGTATTTTACGGATGCATCATCCGCATTTGTGGAATGGTAAGAAAGATCCGTATTTATATACTACGGAAGTACAGGTAAAAATAGGTTCGAAGATTACGGATAACTATGTTTGTCCTTTAGGAATCCGCTATTATTCCATTGATCCGGATAAAGGATTCATCCTGAATGGACATTCATATCCTTTGCGGGGAGTATCGCTACATGAGGAGAGAAGAGATAAAGGGAATGCGGTAAGCGATACCGAACGCAAAGAAGATATTGACAGGATAGTAGCCATGGGAAGCAACTATATCCGTTTATCTCATTATCAACACGGTGATTTTACTTATCGCTACCTGGATTCTTTAGGAATTATCTGTTGGACAGAGACTCCCGTCATCAATAAGATAAAAGATACGGAAGAGTTTGCCGTTAACTGCGAAAACGGATTGAAAAGTCTGATTCGACAGTTGTATAATCACCCTTCGATAGTGGTATGGGGAGTTTCCAATGAGATAAATTATAGAAAAGGGCCTAATCCGGTTCCGTTGATTGAAAGACTGAATAGGTTGGTACACTTGGAAGACCCGACTCGTCCCAGCACATTGGCTGCCATGTTTTCCGAAAGACCGACTAATTTTATCACAGATGTGTATTCTAACAATCGCTATGACGGATGGTATTATAACACGGTGGAAGAGATAGGGACATTTGCCGATAAACTCCATCAGAAATATCCGCAGAGATGTATCGGATTTAGTGAATACGGGGCAGGAGCGCATCCGTATCATCATCAGGAAGGGAAAGGAAAACCGGATGTCGACGGACATTGGCATCCGGAAGGTTATCAGACTTATTTTCATGAAGGCTACCTGAAAGCCATCCAGCAACGTCCTTATCTGTGGAGCACTTCCGTATGGGCTGCTTATGATTTTGCTTCGGACAGTCGTAATGAAGGAAATCAGCCGGGAATCAATGACAAAGGCTTGATTACTCATGACAGGCAAATAAAGAAAGATGCCTATTATTTTTATAAAGTCAATTGGAATCCGGAGCCGATGGTGTATATCTGTGAGCGGCGGTTTGTCAATCGTACTCAACCGGAAACGACTCTGAAACTTTATTCCAATTGCGAAAGAGTGATTTTTAAACTTAACGGGAAAGAAATTCCAGTAAAGAAAGGGGAGAACCACATCTATCTATCAGAAAAGGTCGTATTAAAGCCTGGGGTGAATCATGCAGAGGCTTTTGCTTATCAAGGGGATGAGTGGCTTGAAGATAAGATTGTCTGGTACTATTTATCAGAAAATTAA
- a CDS encoding glycoside hydrolase family 2 protein translates to MRDYLKLTWMFTSLLWMLFPLGQDLCAQSNPKLDPLIQNVYGRKTISLNGSWSYLLDQLEVGYYNYRRTPDPNGFFKDPMVDNVTVYKEYDFDSAPVMSIPGDWNTWEDRFFFYEGTMWFKHKFLYKKTDNRVYLYLGAVNYDAKVYLNGTKVGEHIGGYTPFNMEVTGQIKDGENFVVVKVDNKRTAEGVPTLNCDWFNFGGITRDVMLVEVPRTYISNYRVQLKKGSKDTLTGYVKMDGTETSQKVQLEIPELKIKKELTTDAKGYASFEIKAKPVLWSTENPYLYRVSLSTNADKVVDEIGFRTIETKGRQILLNGKPVFLKGISIHEEAPFRSGRICSEEEDLTLLNWAKELGCNYVRLAHYPHNEKMVRLAEKMGLMVWSEIPVYWTIQWENEGTYQNAHNQLMEMIERDQNRAAVIIWSIANETPHGDARDRFLSNLAKAAREKDNSRLLSMAMERSDKSATVLSIQDRMSEYVDIISCNQYLGWYDGLNEKIDRVRWEVDYEKPLVFSEMGGAAVAGYHGDKTQIWTEEYQEELYRKTLRMIDERMPPVAGISPWILMDFRSPRRLLPQIQDGFNRKGLISNRGQKKKAFYILQEWYRNK, encoded by the coding sequence ATGAGAGATTATTTGAAATTAACTTGGATGTTCACATCCTTGTTGTGGATGCTGTTTCCGTTAGGACAGGATTTATGTGCACAGAGTAATCCGAAATTGGATCCTCTAATCCAAAATGTGTATGGAAGAAAAACGATTTCACTGAATGGCAGTTGGAGTTATCTGTTGGACCAGTTGGAAGTGGGATATTATAATTATCGCCGTACTCCCGACCCTAACGGATTCTTTAAAGACCCTATGGTGGACAACGTGACTGTTTACAAGGAATATGACTTTGATTCCGCACCTGTGATGTCCATTCCCGGAGATTGGAATACATGGGAAGACCGTTTCTTCTTTTACGAGGGAACGATGTGGTTCAAGCATAAATTTCTTTATAAAAAAACAGACAACAGAGTCTATCTTTACTTGGGAGCTGTAAATTATGATGCGAAAGTGTATTTGAACGGCACAAAGGTTGGCGAGCATATCGGGGGATATACACCTTTCAATATGGAAGTTACCGGACAGATTAAAGACGGAGAGAACTTTGTGGTAGTAAAGGTGGACAATAAACGTACTGCCGAAGGAGTGCCGACATTGAATTGCGACTGGTTTAACTTCGGTGGAATCACGCGTGACGTTATGTTGGTGGAAGTTCCCCGAACCTATATCAGCAATTACCGTGTGCAGCTCAAGAAAGGAAGTAAAGATACATTGACCGGCTACGTGAAGATGGACGGAACAGAAACTTCGCAAAAAGTACAACTCGAAATTCCTGAGTTGAAGATTAAAAAGGAATTGACTACGGATGCGAAAGGTTACGCTTCTTTTGAAATAAAGGCAAAACCTGTCTTATGGAGTACGGAAAATCCCTATTTGTACCGAGTATCTTTGAGCACAAATGCAGATAAAGTAGTAGATGAAATTGGTTTCCGTACGATTGAGACAAAAGGGCGTCAGATTCTTCTCAATGGTAAACCGGTATTTCTGAAAGGTATCAGCATCCATGAGGAAGCTCCTTTCCGTTCCGGCCGTATTTGCTCGGAAGAAGAAGACCTGACATTATTGAATTGGGCAAAAGAATTGGGTTGCAATTATGTGAGACTGGCGCATTATCCCCATAACGAAAAGATGGTTCGTCTGGCTGAAAAGATGGGACTGATGGTATGGTCGGAGATTCCCGTCTACTGGACTATCCAATGGGAAAATGAAGGAACTTATCAGAATGCGCACAACCAGTTGATGGAAATGATTGAACGTGACCAGAACCGTGCCGCAGTTATCATTTGGTCGATAGCCAATGAAACACCGCATGGGGATGCCCGTGACCGCTTCTTGTCCAATTTGGCGAAAGCTGCCCGTGAAAAGGATAACTCACGTTTATTGAGCATGGCGATGGAACGTTCGGATAAATCGGCTACGGTACTTTCCATTCAAGACAGGATGAGCGAATATGTGGACATTATTTCCTGCAATCAATATTTGGGATGGTATGACGGGTTAAATGAAAAGATTGACCGTGTGCGCTGGGAAGTAGATTATGAGAAGCCTTTGGTGTTCAGTGAGATGGGCGGTGCCGCAGTTGCCGGATACCACGGAGATAAGACACAGATTTGGACGGAAGAATATCAGGAAGAACTATATAGGAAAACATTGAGAATGATTGATGAACGTATGCCACCGGTAGCGGGTATTTCTCCCTGGATATTGATGGATTTCCGTTCTCCGAGGCGATTGCTTCCGCAAATTCAGGATGGATTCAACCGGAAAGGGTTGATTTCCAATCGCGGACAGAAGAAGAAGGCTTTCTATATACTTCAAGAGTGGTATCGGAATAAGTGA
- a CDS encoding glycosyl hydrolase: protein MKRINKIFTFMCILTLFSACTKDQMITDLTDEDGTATSSNKATIYKRGCGFSLGTSTGQWWANIINLKANWYYTWGLTGCQDPYAPQNVEFVPMFWGHTNVTQSNIDMVNDLYRQKKIFYVLGFNEPDLSSEGNMTVEQALEDWKKLSDGLDPGIKLVSPAVSWPGAAWFNDFMKGVQSQNLRMDYIALHIYMGQSPKTYSDQVKKIFSTYGKKIWITEFAPRDDSATSGKPETNKVSEEWIRNNFIEPVLTDYENMDEVFRYAWFSGSPTMAGLWTSMLVDKDGKLTSLGDYYATIHPNDDAAPANGMTMPQ from the coding sequence ATGAAAAGGATAAATAAGATATTTACATTCATGTGCATACTGACCTTGTTCAGTGCTTGCACCAAAGACCAAATGATTACTGACCTTACGGATGAAGATGGAACTGCTACTTCTTCCAACAAGGCAACCATCTATAAGCGTGGCTGTGGATTTAGCTTGGGTACAAGCACGGGGCAGTGGTGGGCGAATATTATAAATCTGAAGGCAAACTGGTATTATACATGGGGACTGACTGGCTGTCAGGACCCATATGCCCCGCAAAATGTAGAATTTGTTCCGATGTTCTGGGGACATACGAACGTAACTCAGTCCAACATTGATATGGTGAATGACTTGTATCGCCAGAAAAAGATATTCTATGTGCTTGGATTTAATGAACCGGATTTATCTTCTGAAGGGAATATGACCGTAGAACAGGCATTGGAAGACTGGAAGAAACTTTCGGACGGGCTTGACCCGGGTATAAAACTGGTAAGTCCGGCTGTATCCTGGCCCGGAGCTGCATGGTTCAATGACTTTATGAAAGGTGTGCAAAGCCAGAATCTGCGAATGGATTATATTGCCCTTCATATTTATATGGGGCAATCTCCCAAAACGTATTCAGATCAGGTAAAGAAAATATTCTCTACTTATGGCAAGAAGATTTGGATTACGGAGTTTGCGCCCAGAGATGACAGCGCGACGTCCGGAAAGCCAGAAACCAATAAAGTCTCAGAAGAGTGGATTCGTAATAATTTTATAGAGCCGGTACTGACAGATTATGAGAATATGGATGAAGTCTTTCGTTATGCTTGGTTCAGCGGAAGTCCGACAATGGCAGGCCTGTGGACTTCAATGTTAGTTGATAAAGACGGTAAACTGACTTCTTTGGGAGATTATTATGCAACGATTCATCCGAATGACGACGCTGCTCCTGCCAATGGAATGACAATGCCACAATGA
- a CDS encoding glycoside hydrolase family 16 protein, whose product MKKLLFSAVCLSLFQITSLYSQQRLIWSDEFNSKQLDESNWTMALGHGSQNDGWGNKELQNYTSDNISFKKGKLVITARKVGESKKRGDYTSSRISTKNKQTFLYGRIEARMKLATGKGVWPAFWMLGSEGGWPDGGEIDIMEYVGYQPGVSHSALHTRSSHGGTINKKHVEVKDLEKGFHIYGINWDKDKIEFYIDDPEKPFYVYAPETKTSKNWPFDKPHYILFNLAVGGVWGGKMGIDNSIFPQDFVIDWVRVYSN is encoded by the coding sequence ATGAAAAAACTTCTTTTTAGTGCAGTTTGCCTGTCGTTATTTCAAATCACCTCTCTTTATAGTCAGCAACGGCTGATATGGAGTGACGAATTTAACTCCAAACAATTGGATGAAAGTAATTGGACTATGGCATTGGGGCACGGTTCACAAAATGACGGATGGGGAAATAAGGAACTTCAGAATTACACCTCAGATAATATTTCTTTTAAAAAAGGAAAACTGGTCATTACTGCCAGGAAAGTAGGTGAGAGCAAGAAAAGAGGAGATTATACCTCTTCCCGCATTTCAACTAAGAATAAACAAACTTTCTTGTATGGACGTATCGAGGCCCGCATGAAACTGGCTACAGGCAAGGGAGTATGGCCTGCTTTTTGGATGCTCGGGTCGGAAGGCGGCTGGCCGGATGGTGGTGAAATAGATATTATGGAATATGTAGGTTATCAGCCGGGAGTATCACATTCGGCTCTGCATACACGCTCCAGTCATGGCGGTACGATTAATAAAAAACATGTGGAAGTGAAAGATTTGGAGAAAGGGTTTCATATTTATGGTATCAATTGGGATAAAGACAAGATTGAGTTTTATATTGATGACCCTGAAAAACCTTTCTATGTGTATGCTCCGGAAACGAAAACATCAAAGAACTGGCCCTTTGACAAGCCACATTATATTTTATTCAACTTGGCAGTAGGTGGTGTTTGGGGTGGAAAAATGGGAATAGACAATTCTATCTTTCCACAAGACTTTGTCATTGACTGGGTACGTGTATATTCTAATTAA